One genomic segment of Kiritimatiella glycovorans includes these proteins:
- the hisG gene encoding ATP phosphoribosyltransferase, whose amino-acid sequence MASNKLVLGLPKGSLQESTFELFRRAGFKIKGTSRSYFPSSDDEELDIRLIRAQEMSRYVEHGMLDAGLTGLDWVRENGSDVVAVADLVYAKQGMRPVRWVLAVPNDSPVRSVADLQGKRIATEAVGLTRKYFEANGVEADIEFSWGATEAKVPELVDAIVDVTETGSSLRANNLRIVDTLLESHTQLIAGRDAWADEWKKAKIGRIALLLKAALAADSKVLLKLNAPGDRLTQITENIPSLHAPTINNLADEAWYSVETVVDESVVREIIPDLKEAGAEGIIELSLNKIVE is encoded by the coding sequence ATGGCTTCAAACAAACTGGTACTGGGTCTTCCCAAGGGCAGCCTGCAGGAGAGCACCTTCGAGCTCTTCCGCCGCGCGGGCTTCAAGATCAAGGGCACGAGCCGGTCGTATTTCCCGTCGTCCGACGACGAGGAACTCGACATCCGGCTGATCCGCGCGCAGGAGATGAGCCGTTATGTCGAACACGGCATGCTGGACGCCGGTCTGACGGGGCTGGACTGGGTCCGTGAAAACGGATCGGACGTCGTGGCCGTGGCGGACCTGGTCTACGCCAAGCAGGGTATGCGCCCCGTGCGCTGGGTGCTGGCGGTGCCGAACGACTCGCCGGTCCGCTCGGTCGCGGACCTGCAGGGCAAACGGATCGCGACCGAGGCGGTCGGGCTTACGCGCAAGTATTTCGAGGCGAACGGCGTCGAGGCGGACATCGAGTTCTCCTGGGGCGCCACAGAAGCGAAGGTGCCGGAGCTGGTCGACGCGATCGTCGACGTGACGGAGACGGGCAGCTCGCTGCGCGCGAACAACCTCCGGATCGTGGACACGCTGCTCGAGTCGCACACGCAGCTTATCGCCGGCCGGGACGCGTGGGCGGACGAATGGAAAAAGGCGAAGATCGGGCGCATCGCGCTGCTGCTCAAGGCCGCGCTGGCCGCGGACTCGAAAGTGCTCCTCAAGCTGAACGCCCCCGGCGACCGGTTGACGCAGATCACGGAGAATATTCCCTCGCTCCACGCACCCACCATCAACAACCTCGCCGATGAGGCCTGGTACTCGGTCGAGACCGTGGTCGATGAATCGGTGGTGCGCGAAATCATCCCCGACCTGAAGGAAGCGGGCGCGGAGGGGATTATTGAACTGAGCCTGAATAAAATAGTCGAATGA
- the fmt gene encoding methionyl-tRNA formyltransferase, producing the protein MKVVFMGSGRIAVPSLERLLKAEGLRVPLVVTAPDRPGGRKRRLRPCPVKARALELECAVWTPEKPGHPASMEMFRSVAPDVFAVAAYGQYLPRRVLDLAPHGGINMHPSLLPRYRGAAPIPWTLVNGDEETGVTIIEVAEKMDAGDILLQERLPVDPEDTTASLEDRLGVLGARMLEDAVRALACGTAAPRPQEESAATSVRKLRKEDGRIDWTLGAEEIRNRIRAFNPWPACFCFPPCLEGEPLKILRAEREQGCGCPGEVLRVSGRGPQVACGSGALCLTRVQPPGKRPMSGGDFINGHEVPPGERWG; encoded by the coding sequence ATGAAGGTCGTCTTCATGGGGTCGGGCCGGATCGCGGTCCCCTCGCTGGAGCGGCTGTTGAAGGCGGAAGGACTCCGGGTCCCCCTGGTCGTGACCGCCCCGGATCGTCCAGGCGGGCGTAAACGCCGGCTCCGGCCCTGTCCCGTCAAGGCGCGCGCGTTGGAACTCGAATGCGCGGTCTGGACGCCCGAAAAACCCGGCCATCCCGCATCGATGGAGATGTTCCGTTCCGTCGCCCCCGACGTGTTCGCCGTCGCCGCCTACGGCCAGTACCTGCCGCGCCGGGTTCTCGATCTCGCACCGCACGGGGGGATCAATATGCACCCCTCTCTGCTTCCCCGCTACCGGGGCGCCGCGCCCATTCCGTGGACGCTGGTGAACGGTGATGAAGAGACCGGCGTCACGATCATCGAAGTCGCCGAAAAGATGGACGCGGGCGATATCCTCCTTCAGGAGCGTCTCCCCGTGGACCCGGAGGACACGACGGCCTCGCTGGAGGACAGGCTGGGCGTGCTGGGGGCGCGCATGCTGGAAGACGCGGTTCGCGCGCTCGCTTGCGGCACGGCCGCGCCGCGCCCGCAGGAGGAGTCGGCCGCCACCTCGGTCCGCAAGCTCCGCAAGGAGGATGGGCGCATCGACTGGACCCTGGGCGCAGAGGAGATCCGCAACCGCATCCGGGCCTTTAATCCCTGGCCGGCATGTTTCTGCTTTCCGCCGTGTCTGGAAGGGGAGCCCCTGAAGATCCTCCGCGCCGAACGCGAGCAGGGATGCGGCTGTCCCGGCGAGGTCCTCCGCGTTTCAGGCCGCGGGCCGCAGGTCGCCTGCGGCTCGGGCGCCCTGTGCCTGACCCGTGTACAGCCGCCCGGAAAGCGGCCGATGAGCGGCGGTGATTTCATCAACGGTCACGAAGTGCCCCCCGGCGAGAGGTGGGGATAG
- a CDS encoding tetratricopeptide repeat protein: protein MRTRSPHGTPSLRRRRALFTGSAAVLSGAALLLAAGCRTPAPETDRTGAVGFFGEALLHDWQGETDAALQAYRRTVDRDPTAAEAWERMFALHLRAGDLEQAADTAREYLRHTSDSPRPRILLAEALEAGGEREEALASLREAVHQFPSDPAPFRRLIAMHAAAGNWERATRWIDLAFESLDSPPADFYELRSTARIGGAAEEEDAAIKKAARASLEDLAEGLERYPRNPGLHIRRGETLLLLQSREEAAAAFERALEYGDERPEIRARLISIHLGMKRWDAAAEAARPLAERGDTRAADWWVLAGLGALQEGAAEQAAEILRDALALDPEHINAHVALGHAEAARERFAEAERNFAAARRALTSRDPGQATPELDRVYAFALMMQDKTERAADVLADIIRRDRASELGALLDYCLARNETPCRKQLGILLDTLEERFPDNPYPPFYRGYFRYRIEDFETAASAFERVTKLTRDKETEDTLLTAFFHYLYGSARERTGEADAAARLLRRAIDQDPEFAEAYNYLAYMWAEDGVHLDRALELAQKALKLEKDNGAYIDTLGWIYYRQGRYERAREQLERAARLMPDDPTILEHLGDALLKLDEPQLAVEYYLQAHRIDPGNASLLEKLRAQGIDP from the coding sequence ATCCGTACGCGTTCCCCGCACGGAACGCCTTCCCTGAGACGGCGCCGCGCCCTGTTCACCGGGAGCGCGGCGGTTCTTTCGGGGGCGGCGCTCCTGCTGGCCGCGGGCTGCCGCACCCCCGCTCCGGAGACGGACCGGACCGGAGCGGTCGGCTTTTTCGGTGAGGCTCTGCTGCACGACTGGCAGGGCGAGACCGACGCGGCCCTCCAGGCCTACCGGCGTACGGTGGACCGTGATCCGACGGCGGCCGAGGCCTGGGAACGCATGTTCGCCCTCCACCTACGGGCCGGCGATCTCGAACAGGCGGCGGACACGGCCCGCGAATACCTGCGCCACACCTCCGATTCGCCCCGCCCCCGCATCCTGCTGGCGGAAGCGCTTGAGGCCGGCGGCGAACGAGAAGAGGCGCTTGCTTCGCTCCGCGAGGCCGTACACCAGTTCCCCTCCGACCCCGCCCCCTTCCGGCGCCTGATCGCGATGCACGCCGCGGCCGGGAACTGGGAGCGGGCCACGCGCTGGATCGATCTCGCCTTCGAATCCCTGGACTCCCCGCCCGCCGACTTCTACGAACTGCGCTCCACGGCCCGGATCGGCGGCGCGGCTGAGGAAGAGGACGCCGCGATTAAAAAGGCGGCGCGGGCCTCCCTCGAAGATCTGGCCGAAGGGCTCGAACGGTACCCCCGCAACCCCGGACTCCACATACGCAGGGGCGAAACCCTGCTGCTCCTCCAGTCCCGGGAGGAAGCCGCCGCGGCGTTCGAGCGCGCCCTCGAGTACGGCGACGAGCGCCCCGAAATCCGCGCCCGGCTGATCTCGATCCACCTCGGCATGAAACGCTGGGATGCGGCGGCGGAGGCCGCCCGCCCGCTGGCCGAACGGGGCGACACCCGCGCGGCGGACTGGTGGGTGCTCGCGGGACTGGGCGCTTTGCAGGAGGGGGCTGCGGAACAGGCCGCGGAGATTCTACGCGACGCGCTCGCGCTGGACCCGGAGCATATCAACGCCCATGTAGCACTCGGACACGCCGAAGCGGCGCGCGAACGTTTCGCCGAGGCGGAACGGAATTTCGCGGCCGCCCGGCGCGCCCTGACCTCCCGCGATCCCGGCCAAGCCACTCCCGAGCTGGACCGCGTCTACGCCTTCGCGCTGATGATGCAGGACAAGACGGAGCGCGCCGCGGACGTGCTCGCGGATATCATCCGCCGCGACCGGGCTTCCGAACTCGGGGCGCTGCTCGACTACTGCCTCGCGCGCAACGAAACGCCGTGCCGGAAACAGCTCGGGATCCTGCTGGACACTCTCGAGGAACGATTTCCGGACAACCCCTATCCGCCTTTTTATCGCGGATACTTCCGCTACCGGATCGAAGATTTCGAGACGGCAGCCTCGGCGTTCGAGCGCGTGACGAAACTGACGCGGGACAAGGAGACGGAGGACACGCTCCTCACCGCGTTTTTCCACTATCTTTACGGTTCGGCCCGCGAGCGCACCGGGGAGGCCGACGCCGCGGCGCGGCTCCTCCGGCGCGCCATCGATCAGGATCCCGAATTCGCGGAGGCGTACAACTACCTCGCCTACATGTGGGCGGAAGACGGGGTCCACCTCGACCGCGCGCTGGAACTGGCTCAGAAGGCCCTGAAACTCGAGAAGGACAACGGAGCCTACATCGATACGCTGGGCTGGATCTACTACCGACAGGGCCGCTATGAGCGCGCGCGGGAGCAGCTCGAACGCGCCGCGAGGCTGATGCCGGACGATCCCACCATCCTCGAACATCTGGGAGATGCCCTGCTCAAGCTGGACGAACCTCAACTCGCCGTGGAATACTACCTGCAGGCGCACCGGATCGACCCCGGAAATGCCTCGCTTCTGGAGAAGCTGCGCGCGCAGGGCATCGACCCCTGA
- a CDS encoding MarC family protein, which produces MEPFLNITGFMLIMLNPFLVVIYLLDLIEKMSFSTFWRELRKAAYISAGVFAVFALLGDAIFSADFKQHFASFQIFGGIVFLLIGIQFMFRGNMAIESLRGESEYAAGSIAMPILIGPGTISASVLAGERLDMPLSVLAVVTAVVISALTIALLKKLHDYVRPRNEILIQRYIEVAGRVVSLFVGSVSVEMIMQGAQTWISVIRNG; this is translated from the coding sequence ATGGAACCTTTCCTGAACATCACGGGCTTCATGCTCATCATGCTGAACCCGTTTCTGGTCGTCATCTACCTGCTCGACCTGATCGAGAAAATGAGTTTTTCGACCTTCTGGCGTGAACTGCGGAAGGCCGCCTACATCAGCGCCGGGGTGTTCGCCGTGTTCGCGCTGCTGGGGGACGCGATCTTCTCGGCCGACTTCAAGCAGCACTTCGCGTCGTTCCAGATCTTCGGCGGGATCGTGTTCCTGCTGATCGGCATCCAGTTCATGTTCCGCGGCAATATGGCCATCGAGTCGCTGCGCGGCGAATCCGAGTACGCCGCGGGCAGCATCGCCATGCCCATCCTGATCGGACCCGGCACCATCAGCGCCAGCGTCCTCGCGGGAGAACGGCTGGATATGCCCCTGTCCGTGCTCGCCGTGGTGACCGCGGTCGTCATTTCCGCGCTGACGATCGCGCTGCTGAAAAAGCTCCACGACTACGTACGCCCGCGCAACGAGATCCTCATCCAGCGCTATATCGAAGTCGCGGGCCGCGTGGTCTCGCTGTTCGTGGGCAGCGTTTCGGTCGAGATGATCATGCAGGGTGCGCAGACCTGGATCAGTGTGATCCGCAACGGCTGA
- a CDS encoding ArnT family glycosyltransferase, producing the protein MAKKGFEPSVQDLVYSVDAGLGLRLLRLVLAAFAVLFLALLYTGTQYRGFKDSSSMEYAQLGRNLAVHNRLITYTVRPATIHYLTENTPEANPRIMFHPDVLHPPMYPAVLAAPMKLMNALGADLEAKPAPGSRPPPRYPLEQWLVVPLNHLFLILTGVFLFLLARRLFAPRIAMLSVLVYFLTDAVWADSIAGGGLPLLSFFIVAATYGAVVAERRWQQMSSAAEWMGPLVLSAVAAAFAFLTRYAGGAIAAGLFIFLLASGWSRHRGWLPPLIFTAVFVLALSPWLVRNVLISGDLLGMTPWLALSGSPMFEGQSLMRDLTPAFSAGEAVEAVRSRWVASMAEFYGGEFFALGGGILVGLFLISFLYKFERRYIQLLRYGVLAALIVFITGAAAFGSEALRGYHAFWPLILVFGWAYFHVLLDQRGLVIPLLNNLVTGVVVVLCVLPFLFRILPPRAEDAYPPYFWPQIQRLCGWMQPQEVICTDMPWATAWYGNRVSVLLPEDVNQYYEINDYRRNMNALYFTTITKNKGFARELIRKEQSWLPLMNGRTPEGFPLQEGFNLNKHDQMFLTDYPRWAGQMEEEGGE; encoded by the coding sequence GGATTCGAACCGAGTGTACAGGATCTGGTGTACAGTGTGGACGCGGGGCTGGGCCTGCGCCTCCTGAGGCTTGTTCTGGCTGCATTTGCCGTGCTCTTCCTGGCCCTGCTTTACACGGGTACCCAGTACCGGGGGTTCAAGGACTCCTCGTCGATGGAATACGCCCAGCTCGGCCGCAACCTCGCGGTGCATAACCGGCTGATTACGTACACGGTCCGGCCGGCGACGATCCATTACCTGACGGAAAACACACCTGAGGCCAACCCGCGCATCATGTTCCACCCGGACGTCCTGCACCCCCCCATGTATCCCGCCGTGCTCGCCGCCCCGATGAAACTCATGAACGCCCTCGGCGCGGATCTCGAAGCGAAACCGGCCCCGGGATCGAGGCCGCCGCCGCGGTATCCTCTCGAACAGTGGCTGGTCGTGCCGCTGAACCATCTCTTTCTCATCCTCACCGGCGTCTTTCTCTTCCTGCTGGCGCGGCGGCTGTTCGCCCCGCGGATCGCGATGCTCTCCGTGCTCGTGTATTTTCTCACCGACGCGGTCTGGGCGGACAGTATCGCGGGCGGGGGCCTTCCTCTGCTCTCGTTTTTCATCGTCGCGGCGACCTACGGGGCGGTGGTCGCGGAACGACGCTGGCAGCAGATGAGTTCCGCCGCCGAATGGATGGGACCTCTGGTTCTCTCGGCCGTGGCGGCCGCCTTCGCCTTTCTCACCCGCTACGCCGGCGGGGCGATCGCGGCGGGATTGTTCATATTCCTGCTGGCGTCCGGATGGTCGCGGCATCGGGGATGGCTGCCCCCGCTCATCTTCACCGCGGTATTCGTGCTCGCTCTTTCCCCCTGGCTGGTGCGGAACGTGCTGATCTCCGGCGATCTGCTGGGGATGACCCCCTGGCTGGCGCTTTCGGGGAGTCCTATGTTCGAGGGGCAGTCGCTCATGCGCGACCTGACGCCCGCCTTCAGCGCGGGCGAGGCCGTCGAGGCCGTCCGCAGCCGCTGGGTGGCCTCCATGGCCGAATTCTACGGCGGGGAATTTTTCGCCCTCGGCGGCGGGATCCTGGTCGGTCTCTTCCTGATATCCTTCCTGTATAAATTCGAACGGCGTTATATCCAGCTCCTGCGCTACGGCGTGCTCGCGGCGCTGATCGTATTCATTACGGGGGCCGCGGCGTTCGGATCGGAGGCGCTCCGCGGCTATCACGCCTTCTGGCCCCTGATCCTCGTATTCGGGTGGGCCTACTTCCACGTGCTGCTCGACCAGCGCGGACTGGTGATTCCGCTCCTGAACAACCTCGTCACCGGTGTGGTCGTCGTGCTGTGCGTGCTGCCCTTCCTCTTCCGCATCCTGCCGCCGCGGGCCGAGGACGCCTATCCGCCCTATTTCTGGCCGCAGATCCAGCGCCTGTGCGGATGGATGCAGCCGCAGGAGGTCATCTGCACCGACATGCCGTGGGCGACGGCCTGGTACGGAAACCGCGTTTCGGTGCTGCTGCCCGAGGACGTCAACCAGTATTACGAGATCAACGATTACCGGCGGAACATGAATGCGCTCTACTTCACGACGATCACCAAGAACAAGGGCTTCGCGCGCGAACTGATCCGTAAAGAACAGTCGTGGCTGCCGCTGATGAACGGCCGCACGCCGGAAGGGTTCCCGCTGCAGGAGGGATTCAACCTCAATAAGCACGATCAGATGTTCCTCACCGATTATCCGCGCTGGGCCGGGCAGATGGAGGAAGAGGGGGGCGAATGA
- a CDS encoding AURKAIP1/COX24 domain-containing protein, whose amino-acid sequence MGSVKKWRRKKMSKHKRRKQLRADRHKKK is encoded by the coding sequence ATGGGCAGTGTAAAGAAATGGCGCAGAAAAAAGATGTCGAAGCACAAAAGGCGGAAACAGCTTCGCGCCGACCGGCACAAGAAGAAGTAA